A stretch of the Chlorobiota bacterium genome encodes the following:
- a CDS encoding PTS sugar transporter subunit IIA, with translation MRITEILDLSNIIVQLNAENKEAALNTMINSLENSSKVENINKVRTAILEREKLMSTGVGHGFAIPHGKTDGVNDITAVFATCASPIAFDSLDNQPVNILFMLVAKETQVGTHLKMLSRISRLMNSVEFREKVVAVSTQEEILELLRNEEDKYFENTPS, from the coding sequence ATGCGTATCACAGAAATTTTAGATTTAAGTAACATTATAGTTCAGTTGAATGCTGAAAATAAGGAGGCTGCTCTGAACACTATGATTAACTCTTTAGAAAATTCTAGCAAAGTTGAAAATATCAATAAAGTTAGAACTGCTATCTTGGAACGAGAAAAATTAATGAGCACTGGAGTTGGTCATGGATTTGCAATTCCTCATGGCAAAACAGATGGTGTAAATGATATTACTGCTGTTTTTGCTACCTGTGCATCTCCAATAGCATTTGATTCGTTAGATAATCAACCTGTTAATATTTTGTTTATGCTTGTTGCTAAAGAAACACAAGTTGGTACTCATTTAAAAATGCTTAGTAGAATTAGTAGATTAATGAACAGTGTTGAATTTAGAGAAAAAGTTGTTGCTGTTTCAACTCAAGAAGAAATATTGGAATTATTAAGAAATGAAGAAGATAAATATTTTGAAAATACTCCTTCCTAA
- a CDS encoding histidine--tRNA ligase, producing MIYKTLKGFSDIYGDDISLWHSLESIISNLMNLYGFSEIRTPILERTELFIRGVGDASDAVGKEMYTFNDKSTPPESISIRPELTAPVARAFIQHDIGKQQLITKWYYVGASFRYEQPQKGRTRQYHTFGVELIGSHSAIADAEVISIGYDLLKLLGINNFKLRINSLGYKEERIRYREALVDYFNSIKSQLSEDSKNRIESNPLRILDSKNEYDAIACVDAPSILDFLNEESLEHFNRLKNLLDENEVEYIVDKRLVRGLDYYTRTVFEFQTKSLGSQDALGGGGRYDNLIAEIGGNQTPATGFGFGMERLILVSKLENGLNVKGNNCFVYIVSLGEKAQLISSRLAHKIRLSNKSVEMDLMNRSMKAQLREASKLNCKYVIIIGEDEIETSLALVKNMETWEQKNIAFDEILNELNF from the coding sequence ATGATATACAAAACGCTAAAAGGGTTTTCAGATATTTATGGAGATGACATTTCATTGTGGCATTCTCTTGAAAGTATAATTAGTAATTTAATGAATTTATATGGCTTTAGTGAAATTCGAACCCCAATACTAGAGCGAACAGAATTATTTATCAGAGGAGTTGGAGATGCTTCTGATGCAGTTGGAAAGGAGATGTACACATTTAATGATAAAAGTACTCCACCTGAGTCTATTTCAATACGTCCAGAGCTTACAGCTCCTGTTGCTCGTGCTTTTATACAGCATGATATAGGAAAACAACAATTAATTACAAAATGGTATTATGTTGGAGCTTCATTCAGATATGAACAGCCACAAAAAGGTAGAACCAGGCAATATCATACTTTTGGTGTTGAGCTTATTGGTTCGCATTCAGCAATAGCAGACGCAGAAGTAATAAGTATTGGCTACGATCTATTAAAATTATTAGGTATAAATAATTTCAAATTAAGGATTAATTCATTAGGTTATAAAGAAGAAAGAATAAGATACCGTGAAGCTCTTGTAGATTACTTTAATTCAATCAAAAGTCAATTATCGGAAGATAGTAAAAATAGAATTGAATCAAATCCGTTAAGAATTTTAGATTCCAAAAATGAATATGATGCAATAGCTTGTGTTGATGCTCCAAGCATTTTAGATTTTTTAAATGAAGAATCATTGGAACATTTTAACAGATTAAAAAATTTGTTAGATGAAAATGAAGTTGAATATATTGTAGATAAAAGATTAGTAAGGGGTCTAGATTATTATACTAGAACAGTTTTTGAATTTCAAACAAAATCATTAGGATCTCAAGATGCATTAGGTGGTGGAGGAAGGTATGATAATTTGATTGCAGAAATTGGAGGGAATCAAACTCCTGCAACTGGATTCGGTTTTGGAATGGAAAGATTAATATTAGTTTCAAAATTAGAGAATGGATTAAATGTAAAAGGAAATAATTGTTTTGTATATATTGTTTCATTGGGAGAAAAAGCACAATTAATTTCTTCTAGATTAGCTCATAAAATAAGGCTCTCAAACAAATCGGTTGAAATGGATTTGATGAACAGATCTATGAAAGCTCAGTTACGTGAAGCAAGTAAATTGAATTGTAAATATGTTATTATTATTGGGGAAGATGAAATTGAAACATCATTAGCTTTAGTTAAGAATATGGAAACATGGGAACAGAAGAATATTGCTTTTGATGAGATTCTAAATGAATTAAATTTTTAA
- a CDS encoding acylphosphatase — protein MYKSTKKYLIYGRVQGVGFRAFVVKIANAFDINGTVKNLEDSSVAVIATGSNENHNSFKEQLELGNKFSRVDKIFIEQMDLLNFSQFIVEL, from the coding sequence TTGTATAAATCAACAAAAAAATATTTAATTTATGGTAGAGTTCAAGGAGTTGGATTTAGAGCTTTTGTAGTAAAAATTGCAAATGCTTTTGATATAAACGGAACTGTTAAAAATTTGGAGGATAGTTCAGTAGCTGTTATTGCAACTGGTTCAAACGAGAATCATAATTCATTTAAAGAACAATTAGAACTAGGTAATAAATTTTCTAGAGTAGATAAAATATTTATAGAGCAAATGGATTTACTTAATTTTTCACAATTCATTGTAGAACTCTAA